Sequence from the Mycobacterium florentinum genome:
AGGATCAGCACGTCCAGATCGTGGCCCAACGAACTGAGGTCCGCCAGCATGCGGTCGCGGTCGATGGTGTCGGCCAGATCGCAGACCACGACGTCGACCCGGATGCCGTGCTGGTGGCGGAGTTCGGTTGCCAACGCCTCCAGTCGTGCGCGGCGACGTGCCACGAGCACGAGATTGTGTCCGGCGCCGGCGAGTTCGTGCGCGAATGCTTTGCCGATCCCTGACGATGCTCCGGTGACCAATGCCGCCGAATTAGGTTTGGGTACAGGAATACTCATCGAGCGGCGAGCCGAGCCGACGTCGCTGTCGTCATGACGCTCCGATCGCGGTATCAGCGCATGCGGTGTGCGGAGATGGGGGTGCATCACCGCGATTCAAGAAAACGGTACTACGGCGCACCGCAGTCGTGATAGATTTTAATTTCAGTAAAAAAATTGCCGATCAGCCCAATGGTGGGAGGAGCAGCTAGGCGATGACCGTCATCGACATCACCGACGCCTGGGGGCCTTTGGCCGAACCCATCCACTCGGACGCCGCGGGACCGACAGATCCGGTCTGGAAAGACAACGCCTACCTGTCCTTCTGGGACACCGCGAACGAGGTGTTCGGCAGCTTCCACGTTTCGACATCGCCGAATGGCACCGGTGCCCGACGTGCCCGGTGCAGCGTCTCGGTCCGGGGCAATGTTTTGGAGATCATCGAGGACTTACCCCCGGGCAGCTTCGCCAGCGAGTCGATCGACTTTGGGCTGGGCGGCGTGATAGCGGTGCGGCACCCTCGCTTGCGAGCCGATTTGGTCAACACTCCGTTGTTCGTCGCGGCTGACTACGCGGTGGGCGGGGTAGTCCCCGAGTTGGTCCCTGGTAAACCCTTGCAACATTTTCAGCAGGCCTGCGAGCTCACGGGCACGCTGGTGCTTGACGGAGCCGAGTCGCCGGTGCAGGCGCGCGGTATGCGGGATCGCACCTGGGGCTTCCGCGACGAATCCGCCCAATGGATCGAGTACGCCGGCCTGGTAGCGGTCATCGACGACACGTTCATCACAGTGATGAAGTTTCTGGGTGCGGACGGCACCCTGCGATCCGACGGATTTCTGATCGACGCGGACCGATCGCGCACGATTGCCGACGTCACTTTTGGGCGCAACGCCGCCGGGCAGTTCCGGCTGGCCCGCTTGCGCGACGTCGAGGGCGATACCCGGGTGGTCACGCTGTCGTCGAGGCTGGCGGGTTTCTTCGTGCCGATGGGCGCAGACTCCGAGGGGCCGTCGTTCGGCACCTATGACGACTTCATGGCGCTGGAAAGCGACAATCGGTCCGGTGCAGGATTTTTCGAGCAGGGCATCCTGCACCGGGTGTTCTGATTCGCATCGCCGATGAGTAGCCGACGAGTCGTTGCGCAGCAGCTGGACAACCCCGAGATCGATCCGGCACTGACCTGGACCACGGGTAACGTCGCCGAGGCGTTCCCCGGTGTATTCACCACCTTCGGCTACACCTTCATCGAAGAGCCGATGGAGATGGCGTTCCGAAAGATGTTCGTTCGGTTGGGTGTGTACAAAGCCGACGAAATATATCTGCCCGATCGGGCGGACGATATGTGCTGGACATTGTTTGACGGCCGAGCCGCGGCGAACATCAACAAATTCCGCGACATCGCGGGTCTGCTACCGGGAACCTCGGCGTCCGCAACCGAACAGCAGCTGTTCGGCTACGTGCGCCCCGACACCGTCGACAACAATTCTCGTAGCCGCTACCCGGCGATCGCCGTGAAGGCGCCGCTGCTGGTGGCCACCCTGCCCCGCAATCACGACAGGATGGTCGCCGCCTTGCGTTCTTGGCGGCTCGATGCACTAGCCCATCTGGAAGGGCTCGACCGGGCCGGATGTCTGGCATTGCTTGACGACGCGCGGGACCGGTTCGAAAAGATCATGATCCTGCACTTGGTGGTGGCGTTGGTCAGCTCCGGGCTGGCAGAGCGGGTCAAGGCGGCGTTGGCCAGGCTCGGTCTGTCCGAACTGGAAACCTCGGTGCTATCCGGAGTTGGTGCCGACGAGAATCAAGTTGCGGCCGATCTGTGGGCGTTGGCACACGAGCGGATTACGTTGCGCGGCTTCACCGATCGACATGGTTATCACGGACGCGATGAGGGCCAGCTGGCCGGCGTGTCATGGCGCGAGGACCCGTCACCGGTTCTGGCGCGGATGGAAGATTACCGATCGATCGACGCCGACAATCCGCGGGCCCCGCATCTGCGCAGCGCTCAGCAGCTGGCGGCGCGGCAGCAGGCGATGGCGCGAGTAAGGGCGGCCGCACCTGCGCTGCAGCGACCGGCACTGAACTTGATGATGCAGGGCGCGGCACGCTTCCTGGCGCTGCGTGAACAGGGCAAAGCCGGTTATCTGATGACGTTCGATGTGGCGCGCGCCTGTGCGCGACGGCTCGGTGCGGACCTGGTCGCGGCGGGACCCCTGGCACAACCCGATGACGTGTTTCACCTCAGCTACCAGGCCGTGCACAGCGGCCGCCTGGACGACGAACTTCACGAGATCCCGAGTCGGCGTCGGCAATTCGTCGACCGCCAGTCGCGACGTCTGCCCCAGGCGTGGTCAGGTCGACCGCAGATCGTCTCCGTGCACGACGTCTCTTTCGATGGGGATGCCGGCCCCCTGACCGGTGTCGCCGCAAGTCCCGGCGTGGTAACCGGCCGCGCGCGGGTGGTTCG
This genomic interval carries:
- a CDS encoding PEP-utilizing enzyme: MSSRRVVAQQLDNPEIDPALTWTTGNVAEAFPGVFTTFGYTFIEEPMEMAFRKMFVRLGVYKADEIYLPDRADDMCWTLFDGRAAANINKFRDIAGLLPGTSASATEQQLFGYVRPDTVDNNSRSRYPAIAVKAPLLVATLPRNHDRMVAALRSWRLDALAHLEGLDRAGCLALLDDARDRFEKIMILHLVVALVSSGLAERVKAALARLGLSELETSVLSGVGADENQVAADLWALAHERITLRGFTDRHGYHGRDEGQLAGVSWREDPSPVLARMEDYRSIDADNPRAPHLRSAQQLAARQQAMARVRAAAPALQRPALNLMMQGAARFLALREQGKAGYLMTFDVARACARRLGADLVAAGPLAQPDDVFHLSYQAVHSGRLDDELHEIPSRRRQFVDRQSRRLPQAWSGRPQIVSVHDVSFDGDAGPLTGVAASPGVVTGRARVVRDPATTELDEGDILVCETTDPSWVALFLVAGAVVTDYGGLLSHGPIVARELGIPCVCGTEVGSRRIRDGQLIRVDGDSGKVEIVEPAAKALS